One window of the Trifolium pratense cultivar HEN17-A07 linkage group LG2, ARS_RC_1.1, whole genome shotgun sequence genome contains the following:
- the LOC123905095 gene encoding pentatricopeptide repeat-containing protein At1g63400-like produces KMISENINHSIYTFSILVDAFSKEERVKEAKNMFAMMIRKGLKPNVVTYNSLMDGYCLVKEINKATGIFNTMAQMAVAPDVHSFNIMINGFCKIKMVDEAMNLFNEIKSGRISYALEPWLVNEMHDRGQPPDIISYRSILDALCKNHPVDKAIALLTKIKDMGIQPDMSYNILIDGLCKSGRLMDAQKVYF; encoded by the exons aaaatgatatCTGAAAACATCAACCATAGTATTTATACCTTTAGTATATTGGTTGATGCATTTAGTAAGGAAGAAAGAGTGAAAGAAGCTAAAAATATGTTTGCTATGATGATCAGAAAAGGTCTTAAACCTAATGTTGTTACTTATAACTCTTTAATGGATGGATATTGCTTAGTTAAAGAAATTAACAAGGCCACTGGTATATTCAACACTATGGCTCAGATGGCAGTGGCTCCTGATGTTCATAGCTTCAATATCATGATTAATGGATTTTGTAAGATTAAAATGGTAGATGAAGCCATGAATCTCTTCAATGAAAT CAAATCAGGAAGAATCTCATATGCTTTGGAGCCGTGG CTTGTCAATGAGATGCATGATAGAGGTCAACCACCTGATATAATTAGTTATCGTTCTATATTAGATGCTTTATGCAAAAATCACCCTGTTGACAAGGCAATTGctttattaacaaaaattaaagatatgGGTATTCAACCAGACATGTCATATAATATTCTTATTGATGGATTGTGTAAAAGTGGAAGACTAATGGATGCacaaaaagtttatttttag
- the LOC123905096 gene encoding uncharacterized protein LOC123905096, which yields MAEERQLMQKTMMETLKSVGFFQNASPTKQVVDDSSPKHVAGNYDSMKASCSAAPTNIKEDLDNGVDSVQKLLCMIVRRKTYLPIQLEHDKIVTNFKMSPKFMKDLLVGDNWLDLSILQLWCTYMQRLSIDTKNSDLFAFLDPVQLSFASKPVSLQKAGKQYIQNNLRDLNKVCYLAPHLLDGHWQLIIMCPKDNIIVCLRSLHRKIPEAARNFFTDAFKVHQLATFGNRKKATWIFPKTRLQPNGNDCGYYVMKNMLDIVTASITKNWMEVFDDPTSLTEEELYELRNS from the exons ATGGCTGAAGAGCGTCAATTGATGCAAAAGACAATGATGGAGACTCTTAAGTCTGTCGGTTTCTTTCAAAACGCCTCCCCTACAAAGCAAGTGGTTGACGATTCTTCTCCAAAACATGTTGCAGGGAACTATGACAGTATGAAAGCTAGTTGTTCTGCTGCACCAACAAACATTAAAGAGGACTTAGATAATGGTGTAGACTCGGTTCAAAAATTGTTATGCATGATTGTCAGAAGGAAAACATATTTGCCCATACAGTTGGAACATGATAAGATTGTCACCAATTTTAAGATGTCGCCAAAGTTTATGAAAGACTTGTTGGTGGGTGATAATTGGCTTGACCTTTCAATTCTACAGCTTTGGTGCAC GTATATGCAACGTCTTTCCATAGACACAAAAAACTCAGATCTGTTTGCATTTTTGGACCCGGTTCAATTGAGTTTTGCATCAAAGCCAGTTTCACTTCAAAAGGCGGGTAAACAatacatacaaaataatttgcGTGATCTAAACAAAGTGTGCTACTTAGCACCACATCTTTTGGA CGGGCATTGGCAATTAATAATTATGTGTCCTAAGGACAATATTATAGTTTGTCTTCGTTCATTACACCGTAAGATACCTGAGGCAGCGAGGAATTTTTTTACAGA tGCTTTTAAAGTTCATCAATTGGCAACTTTTGGTAATAGAAAGAAGGCTACATGGATTTTTCCCAAA ACAAGGCTACAACCTAACGGTAATGACTGTGGATATTATGTAATGAAGAACATGCTTGACATTGTCACCGCTAGTATTACAAAGAATTGGATGGAg GTGTTCGATGATCCCACGTCATTAACCGAGGAGGAGCTGTATGAATTGCGAAACAGCTGA
- the LOC123909609 gene encoding uncharacterized protein LOC123909609, whose amino-acid sequence MGCIGSTPKDSCGNRRRPGSIGEVSVYVPGLRIPKPVDFIQSLGDYLSKNLIERLSALRTRIVVIASQEGPTITRTKRKSVTQHGGSTLATLLQALEDYLPVLLGLVKDGSHLQYKVQFVWMNQEDDKEETTMSNAWYEVLSVLHLMAMLLLSRANLLLLPRSSSDGHQQKVSDENRRTSIDIFLKASGYLDCAVKHVLPQLPAELRRNLPVDLAEGVLRAQSLQALGQGVDIQLGMAIDSAKATLAVKRRLACEMLKCWQQAQDNIMNLPLSNGWGEKHHLLVKWKYVEAKAAAYYYHGLILDEGNTEKSHGMAVAALQAADEYFKESKKLCDAFNTSPPLSRNPPLWGTMKYLSEKIPKDTSSKVRINRDLYTHERIMETAPTLPEFSLALKPDEYQLPQVDSSWRTENIKVTQTHSNHLNGDK is encoded by the exons ATGGGATGCATAGGGTCAACTCCAAAGGATTCTTGTGGAAATAGAAGGCGGCCAGGGAGTATCGGAGAAGTTTCAGTATATGTTCCTGGTTTAAGAATTCCGAAACCTGTTGATTTTATTCAATCACTTGGTGATTATTTATCGAAGAATTTAATTGAACGGCTATCTGCTCTTAGAACGCGTATAGTTGTAATAGCTAGCCAAGAAGGTCCAACAATtacaagaacaaaaagaaaaagtgttactcaacatg GTGGTTCGACGCTGGCTACTCTTCTGCAGGCTCTTGAAGATTACTTGCCGGTTCTTCTGGGATTAGTTAAAGACG GAAGCCATTTACAATACAAAGTACAATTTGTTTGGATGAATCAAGAGGATGATAAAGAG GAAACAACCATGTCTAATGCTTGGTATGAGGTGTTGTCGGTTTTGCATTTGATGGCAATGTTACTACTGTCACGGGCTAATTTGTTGCTGCTTCCAAGATCATCCAGTGATGGTCATCAGCAGAAAGTATCGGACG AAAACAGACGAACTTCTATTGATATCTTCTTAAAGGCTTCTGGATATCTTGATTGTGCTGTCAAACATGTTCTTCCACAGCTACCTGCAGAACTCAG GAGAAACTTACCAGTTGACCTAGCAGAAGGAGTTCTCCGAGCACAATCTCTACAAGCGTTAGGACAG GGTGTAGATATACAACTTGGAATGGCGATTGATAGTGCTAAAGCAACTCTTGCAGTGAAGCGTAGACTTGCATGCGAGATGTTGAAATGTTGGCAACAG GCTCAAGATAACATTATGAACCTTCCGCTATCAAATGGTTGGGGCGAAAAACATCACCTTCTTGTCAAATGGAAATATGTTGAAGCTAAG GCTGCAGCATATTATTATCATGGTTTGATTCTTGATGAGGGAAATACAGAGAAGTCTCATGGGATGGCAGTAGCTGCTTTGCAAGCAGCAGATGAATATTTCAAAGAAAGCAAGAAATTGTGTGACGCATTCAACACGTCTCCTCCATTGTCAAG AAATCCACCACTTTGGGGGACCATGAAGTATCTCTCTGAAAAAATTCCTAAGGATACTTCAAGCAAGGTGCGAATAAATCGCGATCTATACACTCACGAAAG gATCATGGAGACAGCTCCAACATTGCCTGAATTTTCCTTGGCATTGAAACCAGATGAATATCAACTTCCACAAGTGGACTCTTCTTGGAGAACAGAGAACATTAAAGTGACACAAACTCATTCTAATCATCTTAATGGTGACAAATGA